DNA from Corvus hawaiiensis isolate bCorHaw1 chromosome 21, bCorHaw1.pri.cur, whole genome shotgun sequence:
gcCAGCCCCTCTGTGGGGGTACTGGGGAGCAGCGGTCCAgagagccctgcctgccccccaTCCTGGCGTGGCACTGCTGTGGGGACACGCTGTTCGGGCTGAGCAGGAGCGGGTGGGTGGCCCTGTGGCAGCAGTGGCTTTCCTGCAGGGCTaaccccctgtcccctctctccGGAGCAGGCGGGGAGCTCCGACGTGGGCTGGACGCTGGGGTACATGCTGAACCTCACCAACATGGTCCCGGCCGAGGCTCCAGCCAGGGTGAAGGGGCACAGGCCTTCCCTGTGGGCTGCGGCCGTCATCTTCATCATCCTCACCCTCGTCTTGGGGCtcgctgccctgctcctgctgctgtgggtgtaGGAGCCTGGCCGTGTCTGGGAGCCCAGCGGGATCAGACCAGGGCTGCAGGGCCGTGCTGGAGTCCCCAGTGCAGGACTGGCAGCCTGgggctggctctgtgctgctgagcacatTCACCTCTACAGCTCCAGAGCACTGGGGTCTGCTTTTCCATGGGGCTGGCCCCCAGCACGCAGACAGGCACTCTCTGAGGTTTCCAGAGGAGCTCCACTCCCATGGACACCCAATGGGATCAGCCTGCAGAAGCCTCAGCCAAGCCTGTGTGCCTCCTGTCACCGCTCTGCGTGTCACAGACACGGCTCCATCCCACCGGCCTGGCCGTGGGGCTGTGGAGAGCCAGCCTGGCCGTGGGGCAGTgccccagtgccagcctggtGGGGCACAGTGcaggcacctggggacagggggctCCATGCAGTGCCGGTGTGACCACGGTCACCAACAGCCAGGCGGGTCCCTGCCAGCCTGAGGGACGCTCTGGGGTCCCTGTGGGGCTGATGTGGAGATGGGCttggagagagaaggaaaactgaGCACCCAAAGTCAGAAGTGTGGTCCACGCCCCTCCAGAGAGTCCATCTCATCTCATCATCTCATCAGCTTGTCATGTCATCTCATCCCATCATCACATCTCACCCCTCACCTCATCATCTTCCTTTTCGCCTGGAATAAAGGGATTGAAGCTCCTCAGTGCCTTCCTGGAGACAGCGCTGTCCTACGGGCAGAAGGCCTGGACCCCGTGGGTGTCAGGATGAGGCTCCAGCAGGCTGTGAGTCCTGCCCTGCACGTGCCTCAGCTGGGTCCTGCCCACAGCCTTTGCCCTTGGTTCTGCTCGTTTTTATCTGCCCTGTGGATGGTTCATGTTGCTGTTTGCGTTCCCACAGTGAGGAGCAGACCTTTGGCGTCCCTGTGGAATCCTGGGCACCTCCCAGCTCTCGTCACCCAAATAAACGTTGTAACAGGCAGCACGTGCGGAAATGCCTCTTACTTTGCTCCCAAATAGTTgtgatttccttccttccctctcccaagTAAGGGCTGGTGATGATGGAGACTCAGGGGAGAGGCAACAAATCtgcgggaggtgtccctggagacACTGAGGTGTCTGCTGGAACTTGGAGAGGAGCCAGCAGCGCACAAGGACAGGCCTTTTCCTTCTGAGAGGAGGGGTCTCAACACACCCATCACTTGGCTGCCAGTGGGACTCCCCAGAAATGTAAGGAACTGCCTCTGCCATGTCCCAGAAGTGTTCCCACGTCACCCTGTGTTGGGAAGGCAGGATGAGCTGTCTGCCAGGCACAGGGTGCAGCTGGACTGGAGAGACCCTcatgcaggagagcagggggcTGTGCCATCCCTCCCTCAAAGGGCTTCccagtcctgggcagagcccaAGTCCTGTCTACCAGGCCAGTGCCCCCACACCCCAATGGCACGGcccctggggctggtgctggccATGGGAGATTCAGACCCTGACTGGGACGGGGCAGGACACGTGTGCCCCACTCTGCTGTGGGCTGTAACCAGCCCTGTGACAGTCCCACTGCTGCCAGACCGCCCTGATGCCCATCTCCAGCCACCCCACAGCACTGAGGTCCCTAGGCCCCAGCGCTGAGCCCCTGCCCTGCATGGCCAAGCCCTCCCTCCTGGAGCATCTCAATCAGCAGCGCGGGGAAAGGAGAACCAGAGAGCACACGGCTGTGAGGAGGATGCTTtacagctgtgccagtgccagctCACCAGGCCACGACTCAGGGCCCCCCAGGACAAGTCCATGGCCCCTGGGCACACAGGCGTGATTCCCAGGAAGCAGCTCCTTGCAGAGGTGTGGCAGCAGGACTCGGTGGAGGCAGTGCTGCTACAGGTGCTCATAGCCCGAGGAGTTCCTCTGGCAGCACGTGGCTGCGAGCAGGCAGAAGGTGAGGATGAGCATGATGGCCAGAAGAACCGTGGCTGCTATCCAGCTGCAGCTCGGGAGGCCTGTGACTGCTGCGGGAGGCTCCGAGGGGATCATGTTGGTGAGATTGAGCATGTAGCCCAGAGTCCAGCCCACATCTGTGTTAGCAACCTGCGCAGACAGAGGGGCAAGAGGGATGGCAAAGGCTGCAAAGTACCAGGCAAACTAGAGAAGAGcctgcacccccaggtcctGCTCTACAACCACCATTTCTGTGCTCACCTGGGGCTGCAGAGGTCCCAGCAGTGACATAAACTGGGGGAGAGCATAAAGGGCCAGGCCaggtgtcccagcagctgcatgAGTGCAGCTCAAGAGCTGCCCTGGGTACGGGCAGTGGGGCCGTGCTGTCCTGGTATCCCcgtccccagcagcagcagggtgggcaCAAGGCACTTCCTGGCACAGAGTGTGAATCTGGGGGCTGCTGGATGCTCTCGTACCTGCTGGACAAAGTGGATGCTGGGCCACGTCGTGTGGCTGAACTTGTAGCCTTGCAGGAGAAGGGTGAGGCTGTAGGAGCTGGCTGTGCAGGCGTCACGGAGCTGGGTCCTGCTCGCCGTGGGGAACAATAGCTGCAGCTACAGAGGGGGGAGAACAGGGGGAGGCTGGACACGGAGCAGCGCTGGGTGTGCCCACACTGGGAACAGCCTGCAGTGCAGCTGGGAGCAAAGACCGGCAGAGCAAGGAGGCCCCGGGGGCTGCAGGCTgctctcccatccctctccagGTCCAGAGACCTTTGTGCTCCTCCTGGCTCTCTCCAGCTGTCCACAGCAGAGGATGGGCTGTGGATGAGCCCTCAGTGCCCACGAAATGAACTCCTGGGCAGAATCtcacctgctcccagctgctggaacaGATCTGCGCGATGGTGGCATTGACTGAGCTCAGGGACTGCCCTCCTGTGAGGTTCAGAAAGTGAAGGGTGTGATAAAACCCCGAGAAGGCCTGTGTGTGTTGAGAACAAAGGTGACAGGTTAGTGAAGCACTCAGGCCACTGATACCCCCACCCCTTTGCAGGGTCCCTGTAAGGCCCCGCTCAGCACTGCACTGATGGCAGTGACCCTGTGGGAGGGAGCTTGGgagtgctgcctgcagggacagggactggtCTGGGAGAGCAGAGGTCTGGGGCTGCCTGGCACGCGGGTCAGCACCCTGTGTGTCCCCATGTGTCAggcacatcccagctccagggctggcactACTCAGACACTCCCCTAGAGCAGTTCTCCAGGGGTTATGCCACAAACTCCCATCACCCCCCCAGGCGTGGGGACGGAGCTGCTTACGAAGAACTGTCCCCGCACGGGAGGCTGGTACACCCCATTGAACCCGCACGGCCACTGCGCCCCGCAGCTGAAGTTGAAGAGTCTCTGCACGGCCGTGCCACACGCGGCTGGGTCCCCTGTCCCCGTCACCGTGAGGacaagggcagggctggctgagctGGGTGCACGCACACAGGGGCTGTCGTAGAGCTCAGCCACGGTGATGTTCTCCTGGTACCCCCGCGGGTAGCAGGGGTGGGAGATCTGGGCACTCGAGCTGGCCTGGAGAGAGATGGAGCCATTAATGGGGCTGAGGTGCACTGAAACCcttcccacagcccatcccaaaAGGCAGGACCTACACCCCAGGAGGACTGGATGCAGCCCAGCTGTGAGCTCCCTGAGCATCCCCGGCTCCCACAGCACGGGGCTCTGCCTCTGTCCCGGGCAGTTGTGCAGGGACTGTGCTGGGAAACCTCTCTCTGGGCAGCAATGGAGCGAGGCCAAGAGAATGGTGACAGCAAAAACCCTGCGGGTACAGCCGGGCTTGGGAAATTACAAAAATGCCACTCCATGTCAAGacagggggagaagggagccCTGGCTGGCAACCACCACCTCCTTCCACCCAAatgagggaatttgggggttccCGAGATAAAATCCAAGCCTCTGCCAATTCCCAACTCTTTGCCCACAGGCACACCCAACATTGCTGCGGGAATGTGCCATGGCCCTGGGAGACGGCTGAGCAGCCCCCGCGCCCCGTGGCACCTGGtgcagggctgccagcagcatcttcagggcctggctctgcccGTAGCACAGGTAGCTGTGGCTGTACAGGGAGTAGTTGGTGCCGTAGAGCCGGAAGAACACGGACGTGTTCCTGTCCTCCACGGGCACCCCGGGCTGGAAGGTGATCTGCGTCGAGGCACCGCCAAGGtccagagctcccagcacctcGGTGTCCTGGGGATGTTCCCATCTCTCTGCAAACGAGAACTGgcccagcacacagcaggggtcaggctgagctgcagccactCACGCTCACgctcccttccctccaggaGCTTTGGCCTCGGAAGCCCCAGAGGCACCTTCCACGTGCTCCTGGCTCCCTGTTTGACCCCTGCCTGCCCAcatcctcctcatcccacaGACACTTCCACGGAGCACTGAGGTGGGGCCTCTTGGCTGCTGCACATCTGCTGGGATCTAGACActtggaggagggaaaaagcaACTCTGTGACCCGGAGGCTGACGCCGCTGCCGTATCCCTGTGATCCCAAAATCCGCCCGTGTGTCAGCACAGGACTCCATAGGGCCAGGCTGAGCTGGACACAAAGATCCTGTTAATCACAGTCATGGGGTTGAGCCTGCAGCCCATGACCACAGCGGGGGACATTTGCTTGGCTGCCCAGTGCCCCAAAGcccccttcttccctcctctggGCATAAGGCACCCTGGCTGTCGCTCAGACAGGGACATTCTCCccgctccccctgccctgccctctccCCGAGCTGCACCTTGACCAGGGTCTCCAGCAGGTAGTTGACAGTGATCCAGCCAAAGGAGCCCTCCTCGCTCCCCGTCAGGATCCGAGCTCCACGGAAATCCACAGGGTACTCCCCAATGGCCTTGGACACCTCGGCAAAGACCTGCTCGGCCTTGGTGCTGTTCTCCATCCTGCCAGCAAAGGCACAAACCCCTCAGGGGCTGCAGGCCCcggctggcagctctgggagccGCGCTGGCAGCGAGAGGCTCCGGTGCCCTGCCAAGGAGCTGCTCGCAGACatctccccagcactgccctgcctgcaggtgGCTCctgcaaaccccaaacccctcacccggCGCCTTGGCACTCTCCCTAAAAGCGCTCCCTAAAAGCGGGCTCTGCTGGAGCACCGGCAAAGTTCACGCCAGTCCGGCCAAGGGGCTCATCccctctggggctgctgccaggctgcGGCTGCAGAGGGCTGGGCTGTCCCCTGGGCACGGCCAGCGGCTCTCCGGGCACCCCACGGCACTGCAGACAGGGATGCTCTGCCCGTGGCCACGGCCTGGCCGGGCAGCAGCCCCGTGCCCCAGCCCGTGTGCCCCAGCGCCAGCCCCGGCTGCGGCGCAGGAgcgccgggcagggcgggcggtgccagcctggcagtgccGGTACCTCAGCAGCCGCATGCCGGCCGTGGCCCCCAGGTACGTGGGGGTCTCCCGCTGCTGCTCGGCCGGGACGATCTTCATGGCCCTGTCCAGGCAAGGCTTCAGGCTGGCGCCGGCCCCCGCGGGGTTGTCTGCGTAGCTGGAGATGCCGGGTCCTGCCAGAGGGAAGCGGTGATGGAGGGAGCCCAGTGCCACCCgcagggacagcacagcaggGGACATGTCCACCCATTCCCCAGGGAGCTCTGCTGGGCCTGCTCAGACATACCCAGATGTCCCAGCCattgccccagccctgctgtgtctggtGCAGCACAGACACCAAAATGCAAACGGCTGCCCCCGGAAGCAGTCAGGCACCACCTGAGCAGAGACACCAGATTGCTCAGGGACTCATGCAGAGCTTTGGGGAGGCCCTGTGGGCACACGAAGCTGCATGCCATGAAAGAAGGTGTGAACAGATGTTGTGGTAAGAGCCAAGGAAACTGGGGCAAGGGAGGAGCAAACTGCATGTCCAGCATCCCAAGCTGTGACGTGATGCATATCTGGACAGGACAGGCTGCAGGACCTGCGTTAACTGGGGGCCAAATTCCTCACCCACCTCAGCACCCCCCAATGACTGTAGGGCTCCCTCAGGTGCAGACTGACTGTCCCCTAACCCTTTCCTGTGGTTCCTCACAGGGCAATCTCCTTTCAGCCCAGAGCAGGCTGAAAGACTTGGATCAGCAATGGTGCTGTGAGTTTGGGGCAGCAACCCAGGAGGCTGGGCATGGAGAGGGAGGACAGATCCTGGCACACTCACCGGACACAGAGCAGGCCTCCACCTGGGAGACGATGCCGGTGCCGTTCTCCTTGTCCGCGGGCCACCGGTAGATGTAGAGGGACGTGTGTATGGAGCCAGCGTCAAACACCAGACCGTACTGGGGAggcacaggggacacggggTCACAGCTGGCTCGGGGCCACACCAAGTGCCACGGGGGTTTCTGAGAgcttctgctcctgcttcccctgTGTGACCGTGGGCAGCAGAGGTTTGCTTGTCCAGCCTCCCTTTAGCAGCCCTGCTCCACCTCTAACAGCCCCGGTTTCGCCTCTCCAGCGAGTTACAGCTCAGGAAAGACGCGCAGGTCAGCGGGGTGAGTCGCAGAGCAGGGAGGCATCCGGGCATGTCCCAAAGGGCTCAGGCTGCTCCCAGGCCTTTAGCAAATCTCACAAAACCTGACATATTTTAGCAGaccagcagcagaaagcagcaggggaGAGAAGTGTAAACCCAATAGGTGACCTGGGTGTCTGTAAACAGGGAAGAGAGTGCCTGtgggggcagctggagcagccgtGGGGAGAAGGCTGCACTTCTCTCTCCCATCCTTAGCAAGCAGCCAGGACCGTGGTTTGGGGGAGGCTGATCTGCCCAGCGCCACCTTGATGAGGTTAAGTCCTGGAAAGCTGGGCTCGTTATGGGGAAACTTGCAAGCTGAGAGGAAGGCAGGGCTGATGGCAGAATGAGAGGTGGAAAGGGGCTGGTGGCATTCCCAGGCTACCCCAGGTCTCACTGGACACCTACTTTGAACCTGGTAGGAACGACAGCATCCTTCGCCGGGATCAGGACCAGGACGAAGACGGCCACCGTCAGCAGTCCCAGCACGGCCAGCCAGCCCCGGCCCACCGCCCTGAGCAGGCGCGGCGACATTGATGGTCTTTGGGGAGGtctgtgggaagggatggatttgggaggGGTCACTGGGGAGGGAGGGTCTTTGGGAGGTTTGCGGGGGGCGTGGTCTTTAGGAGGAGGGTCTGCAGagaagggctgtggggaggggtgGCTTTGGGAGGAGGGTCCGAGGGGTGGGAGGGTCTTTGggaggagggtttggggggagggATGGTCTTTGGGAGGCGGGTCTTGGGGCGGGATGGTCTTTGGGAGGATCTAGGGGACGGGGAATCTTTGGGAGGGTCTGTGGGAAGGGATGGTTTTGGGAGGGTCTGCGAGGAGGGAGGGGCTTTGTCAGGGCAGCCCCAACCCGCCTGCCCGTGCCCCGAGCCTCCGGCCCCTCCGGAGTCCCCTTCTCTCGGCACCTCGGGGTCCCCCCACCCCCTGACTGACCCCCTGGGACACGAGGCGGGCGGCTGGGAGACCATGAGCTTGTCTGGCCCCGAGCCGCCGGGAAGGGACAGGGGCGAAGCTCCCGCCTGCCGCAGTCCGGCCGTCCCGTACCTGCGCCCGGAGCCCTGTCCGTCCCTCCGTGGGGCGGCGATCGGGGCACAGCCCGTtccccgccggccccgggcccggcccgccccAGCCGAGCAGAGCGAAGCGAAAGCGGAGCGGAGCCGCTCTCGGACGTCCGGGACGGCCCCGGCCGGGGCGGGCTCTGGGCGCTGCCGCGGGCGGAGAGAGCGGGGGAGCTCGGGGCTGCCGCTGCCCGCACCGGACACCCGGCCACGGGGCTCTGGCCATGGGCAGGTCCTGGCCATGGGGACAGACGGGACCCTGGCAATGGGGATGGCTCCCTAGCCGTGGGGACAGTTCCGTCCCTGACCGTGGGGATGGATCCCACGTGGatggctgtggggacagcacCTGCCAGGTCCTTCCTGTTTCAGTCCCGAGCCCcgctgccagcctggctctgcctgcagcaggacagtggGGGTCCGGCAGAGCCGGGTGACAGCAGGGTGACAGCAGGGTGACAGGGCAGGCTCGGACCCTCGCGGTGTGCTTGTGCCGCAGGTCTGGCAGGGGTGTCTGGGGACTCCCggagctcagctgctgccccGTCCCGGCGCCAGGGACTCGCAGGCTcccggggcaggggctgcctgggtctgtccccttgctgatccccgCTCCCGGGCTGAGCGCGCCAGGTTGTGCCGCTCCTCCAGCAGCTAAATGGTTAAGCCCGGATGCTCTTTCCACCCCGgctctccagccccagccccgctgccgcccGGACCAGCGCTCTCCTGGGCAGGTTGCTGGTCCGGGGCCAAGGGGAGGGCCACGCCGGCGGGCAGCCTTTGTCCCAGGAGCGGGCTCCCGGCTCCAGGTACGCGCTGACTCCGGGGCGAGCGCTGCGGGGCCGCAGCGGCGGCCGGAGCCGCCGGGGTGAGCGGGGCAGGCGCCGGGGGCAGCCCGGACCGGGGCTGCTGCCCCTCgatggagctgggctgggagcgggccctgggcagcagcggggccggcgCTGGGGAGAAACGCGGTCCGTGGGCTGGTGGGGCTGGACGAGAGGGCTGGACAGCCACTCGCCGTACGAGGTGCCCAGGTgcagggggcagaggggcatggaggggacagggaccagGCATGGAGGGCACTGCCAAGCCCCAGCGCTGGTGGGAGGTGggatgcagggagctgctctgcctggcaagAATGCTCCTGGCACCCACTGTCACCCTCTTAGAACCTTCAGAGTCCTTTCGACTTTCAAATCCCAAATGTGCCCAGTGGGAAGTCAGCCCCCCATTGTCCTGAGCAGCAGGCAGTTTAgatccagcagtggctctgaccCTTTTGTCCCAATTTTTGAggccctgctccctgtgcacGAGGGATGCTGCAAGTGAGGGATGTCCCACAGGTGTTTGTCAAGCCCTTTGTCATGCCCAGCCCTACACAAACAAGTGCAGCCCTGGGCCAGGTTTGGACTGGCACTGTGCAGCATCGTgcttcctctgcagctctggaggcATCAGCACCACCTTCCTggcctgctgctgcctggaccTGCACGGGTGGTAGCAGGTATTGGAGCTGCCAGCCCCGGGATGCCACAGAAGGCCTGGGCAGATCAATCAGCTTCTCACATTTCTCCCCACCCACTGGGCTCCCTTCCtgttccctgctctcctccctgggagatctggctctgtgctgcctttggATGCCTCCTGTCCAGTCAAAATGGGAATTAGTCCCTaccagagcaggaggagcccGTTTCCCACCCTCTCCTGCATGCAGGACGGTGCAATTTATCACCAATTCATGTCCTTCCATTGCGCAGTGCCTGGGACAGAATTTTCCAGGatgtaggctgggctggggacttTTGCCATTGCTTTGTTTGTTACCTGGAGCAGATGAATCACATCCCAATGGCACAGTTATATCTGGGCACACTCCAGCAGGGCTGGTAGGACTGAGAATGTGACAACTGGGGACATAGTTTAGTGGTTATCGTGGGGGTGCTGGGTTAATGATTGGACTCTGAGATCACTTTGAATCGATGACCACTTTGATATCTCAAAAACGTCCTTAATGTTTCCCTGTTTCTAGGACAGGGATTTATCAGCTGCTTCCATATTATCTCTTTTGGCCATAACCACTGTAGACAGAAGGCTCCTGGCTGTACGATAAGGTCTAATAAGGGATTTCAGTAGCCCTGTGTCCCATGACATGGGCCAGAAGAATGTCTGCTGTTCATTGTTGTGCATCTCATGCCACACAGGAGATTGGTCACTCTTGTTATTGCCAGAGATGCTGACTCCAAAATAGGAATCAGCATCTCCTTTGACCTTGCCAAAGTTCTTTCCTCTCCACTGACCTGGGAAAAGGGCAGGGGAATTTCTCAGGGGTTTTATGCATTCA
Protein-coding regions in this window:
- the LOC125336858 gene encoding ectonucleoside triphosphate diphosphohydrolase 8-like, producing MSPRLLRAVGRGWLAVLGLLTVAVFVLVLIPAKDAVVPTRFKYGLVFDAGSIHTSLYIYRWPADKENGTGIVSQVEACSVSGPGISSYADNPAGAGASLKPCLDRAMKIVPAEQQRETPTYLGATAGMRLLRMENSTKAEQVFAEVSKAIGEYPVDFRGARILTGSEEGSFGWITVNYLLETLVKFSFAERWEHPQDTEVLGALDLGGASTQITFQPGVPVEDRNTSVFFRLYGTNYSLYSHSYLCYGQSQALKMLLAALHQASSSAQISHPCYPRGYQENITVAELYDSPCVRAPSSASPALVLTVTGTGDPAACGTAVQRLFNFSCGAQWPCGFNGVYQPPVRGQFFAFSGFYHTLHFLNLTGGQSLSSVNATIAQICSSSWEQLQLLFPTASRTQLRDACTASSYSLTLLLQGYKFSHTTWPSIHFVQQVANTDVGWTLGYMLNLTNMIPSEPPAAVTGLPSCSWIAATVLLAIMLILTFCLLAATCCQRNSSGYEHL